A genomic region of Rutidosis leptorrhynchoides isolate AG116_Rl617_1_P2 unplaced genomic scaffold, CSIRO_AGI_Rlap_v1 contig56, whole genome shotgun sequence contains the following coding sequences:
- the LOC139884491 gene encoding DNA repair RAD52-like protein 1, mitochondrial: MASKPCSSLMKSAFTLNKKLQPPSSSSFLVQRMLHLNFSTTSSFKQKEREDEDDIPTSGISRPISQILQELNKKVPDKLVATRVEDGFTMKYIPWHIVNRIMNLHAPEWSGEVRNITYSADGKCVSVVYRVTLYGTDAEIYRESTGTANVDEQGYGDAVQKAEAMAFRRACARFGLGLHLYHEDLL, encoded by the exons ATGGCTTCAAAGCCTTGTTCTTCTCTGATGAAATCTGCTTTCACTTTGAATAAGAAATTACAACCACCTTCATCGTCCTCGTTTCTGGTTCAACGAATGCTGCATTTGAATTTCTCGACCACATCATCATTTAAACAGAAGGAAAGAGAAGACGAAGACGACATACCCACTTCGGGAATCAGTCGACCTATCTCCCAAATACTCCAGGAGCTCAACAAGAAAGTCCCTGACAAACTCGTCGCGACTCGAGTCGAAGATGGCTTCACCATGAAATACATCCCTTG GCATATAGTGAATAGGATAATGAACCTACATGCTCCAG AATGGTCTGGTGAAGTTCGGAACATTACATACTCTGCTGATGGAAAGTGTGTATCTGTCGTTTATCGTGTCACATTATATGGGACTGATGCTGAG ATATATCGGGAGTCAACAGGAACTGCAAATGTGGATGAGCAAGGGTATGGAGATGCTGTGCAGAAGGCAGAAGCAATGGCATTTCGCCGAGCTTGTGCACGCTTTGGACTTGGCCTACATCTTTATCACGAGGATCTTTTGTAA